In one window of Fulvia fulva chromosome 5, complete sequence DNA:
- a CDS encoding Heterokaryon incompatibility protein 6, OR allele yields METSSPASSSTVLPSLEAETGPARQDSALGERSFEHAPLDNTRNEIRLLEIHRSKLDGRYNVSVTRWPITAAPRYAAISYTWGDDEAIDTIWLNKQAFKVTKNCRYAIKQLHYLSPYQQYRYYWIDSICIDQSRNDERSHQVNMMGDIFSRADCVFVSLGKHAEGSEHLFDNIPMTGFDRRKSSIAWLDGLDSETSWDVYRGLVATSHAPYWTRVWVLQEFILARRLTILCGDSWADWQTLYDIMSTVVVHRGRMCVHANKTFRAMRDQITDSAMRLSADARCPAHRMAYDDQGKPRRIERRMVSQNLSAILRIVRGRRCTDSRDRIFGILGLVNWLQYDSPVLADYSLSRLEVAIRSVSHLDHVMGSLHDIDLGLLLDTLELSISDADFEGLVASRRVRRPPRTTHTSKVVPSWAMSGLWEFAATDQKGGMLPHDGGAPLAQNMILSPDCTLVEGDIAVECLSGQQFILRWLEGEQWQIIGVAKFLSGLQRSRDVKEMKHFTIFMGAEDLLVWYFLETRFETEAALGSSVRLVDSPTVSYALEEAASDVVSDLESKPHFPISDLDMF; encoded by the coding sequence ATGGAAACGTCAAGCCCAGCATCGTCCTCCACCGTTCTGCCGAGCCTCGAGGCAGAGACTGGACCGGCGCGCCAGGACTCAGCTCTGGGCGAGCGAAGCTTCGAACATGCACCGCTGGACAATACTCGGAATGAGATACGACTTCTTGAAATCCATCGCTCGAAGCTCGATGGCCGATACAACGTCTCTGTGACGAGATGGCCAATCACGGCAGCACCGAGATACGCTGCAATTTCGTACACCTGGGGCGATGACGAGGCAATCGACACTATCTGGCTAAACAAACAAGCCTTCAAGGTCACAAAGAACTGTCGCTATGCGATCAAACAGCTGCATTACCTCTCACCTTATCAACAATATCGATACTACTGGATCGATTCTATTTGCATAGACCAGAGCCGCAACGACGAGCGCAGCCACCAAGTCAACATGATGGGCGACATCTTCTCTCGAGCCGACTGTGTCTTTGTCTCATTGGGCAAGCACGCGGAGGGAAGCGAGCACCTCTTCGATAACATCCCCATGACGGGTTTCGACCGCCGAAAGTCGTCTATTGCATGGCTTGATGGACTGGATAGCGAAACGTCCTGGGATGTCTATCGTGGCCTGGTTGCTACAAGTCACGCACCATACTGGACACGAGTATGGGTGCTCCAAGAGTTCATCCTGGCCCGCAGACTCACCATACTCTGCGGGGACTCCTGGGCTGACTGGCAGACATTATACGATATCATGAGCACTGTTGTAGTGCATCGAGGCCGCATGTGTGTACATGCCAACAAGACGTTTCGAGCAATGCGGGACCAAATCACAGACTCAGCGATGAGACTCTCCGCAGATGCGAGATGCCCAGCTCATAGAATGGCGTACGATGATCAAGGCAAACCACGACGTATCGAGAGACGGATGGTATCCCAGAATCTATCTGCTATACTAAGAATCGTCCGGGGCCGTCGTTGCACTGATTCAAGAGATAGAATTTTTGGCATCTTGGGGCTCGTGAACTGGCTACAGTATGACTCACCGGTGCTGGCGGACTACTCTTTGAGCCGCCTAGAGGTGGCGATTAGGAGTGTCAGTCATCTTGATCATGTTATGGGCTCGCTGCACGACATCGACCTAGGGCTACTGTTGGACACTCTCGAACTGTCCATCAGTGATGCTGACTTCGAGGGACTCGTCGCATCACGACGTGTGAGACGCCCACCACGAACTACTCACACGTCAAAGGTAGTCCCCAGTTGGGCTATGAGCGGTCTGTGGGAGTTCGCAGCGACGGACCAAAAGGGAGGCATGCTGCCACATGACGGCGGCGCGCCTCTTGCCCAGAACATGATCTTGAGCCCGGACTGTACCCTCGTCGAGGGTGACATCGCCGTAGAGTGCTTGAGTGGACAGCAATTCATTCTCCGGTGGTTGGAGGGCGAGCAATGGCAGATTATCGGTGTTGCCAAGTTTTTATCTGGTCTCCAAAGGAGTCGGGACGTAAAGGAGATGAAGCATTTCACCATCTTTATGGGAGCTGAAGATCTACTGGTGTGGTACTTTCTGGAGACGAGGTTCGAAACAGAAGCAGCACTCGGTAGTAGCGTCAGGCTTGTCGATAGTCCGACCGTGTCGTATGCTCTTGAGGAGGCGGCAAGCGATGTTGTTAGTGATCTGGAAAGCAAACCGCACTTCCCTATATCTGATCTGGACATGTTCTAG
- a CDS encoding FAD-dependent monooxygenase DEP4, whose protein sequence is MIPEHYGITHEDHIPGRVLHKYLTDLSKKFGIFSRTRFNTRVESLEPTSDGGWKVVTTTNGEKEQTLHSKKVIVATGLTSAPNFPQYPGAETFNAPYFHAKDSCRQGGTVKTAKRAVVVGGAKSAMDVAFAYAAEGVPVDMVIRPSGNGPVWISYPHVMGGKRLEQLLHVRWMQWFSPCPFGGGDSWLGRTMRNFLHGTAIGRFLTDQFWAGLSGEVVTNNGYKTNAELGKLQPWNPAFWIASGLSIHNFDRDFFNMVKNGEVKVHSADVERMTDHTVHLSDGTEPKTDVLVCATGWRKEPSIRFLNFGTAGIGLPYTPTEQSSLATDYDDKILKMYPRLATQPTLNFKPKADPFRLYRFMVPPARIEDRNIAFAGMISSVSTTMVAAVQALWISAYLDGKLDHAPGSKEEVTKEVMLHTQWGKWRYPCGYGASLHDFAFDGVPYNDLLLKDLGVKANRKQGWKDVTEPYQPPDYKGIIDEWLELNT, encoded by the exons ATGATCCCTGAGCATTATGGCATCACTCACGAAGATCACATTCCCGGGCGAGTCCTTCACAAGTATCTTACAGACTTGTCCAAGAAGTTTGGCATCTTCTCCAGGACTCGGTTCAACACTCGTGTAGAATCGCTCGAGCCTACATCAGATGGCGGCTGGAAAGTGGTCACGACGACAAATGGAGAGAAGGAGCAGACACTGCACAGCAAGAAGGTCATTGTTGCTACTGGGCTGACATCAGCTCCGAACTTCCCACAGTATCCAGGCGCAGAGACCTTCAACGCACCCTACTTCCATGCCAAGGACTCCTGTCGCCAAGGAGGAACGGTGAAGACTGCAAAACGAGCAGTGGTGGTCGGAGGTGCAAAGTCGGCCATGGACGTGGCATTTGCATATGCTGCGGAAGGTGTGCCTGTCGATATGGTGATTCGACCTAGCGGCAACGGGCCTGTGTGGATCTCATATCCTCATGTCATGGGTGGCAAGCGACTGGAGCAGTTGTTGCATGTCCGGTGGATGCAGTGGTTTTCACCCTGCCCATTCGGTGGCGGCGACAGCTGGCTTGGTCGGACAATGCGTAACTTTCTCCACGGTACAGCAATCGGTCGTTTCCTTACCGACCAGTTCTGGGCCGGACTTTCTGGCGAAGTCGTCACCAACAATGGGTACAAGACAAATGCTGAGCTTGGCAAGCTCCAGCCGTGGAATCCTGCCTTCTGGATAGCTTCAG GCCTTAGCATCCACAACTTCGATCGCGACTTCTTCAATATGGTCAAGAATGGGGAGGTCAAAGTACACAGTGCTGACGTCGAGCGGATGACGGACCACACTGTTCACCTCTCAGACGGCACCGAACCGAAGACCGATGTCCTTGTCTGTGCCACTGGCTGGCGAAAAGAGCCTTCGATCCGCTTCCTGAACTTCGGCACTGCTGGGATCGGCCTACCTTACACACCAACGGAACAATCTTCTCTGGCGACAGATTACGATGACAAGATCCTGAAGATGTACCCTCGCCTCGCAACCCAGCCCACACTCAACTTCAAGCCCAAGGCAGATCCTTTCCGTCTCTACCGCTTCATGGTACCACCAGCACGCATCGAAGATCGTAACATCGCTTTCGCAGGCATGATCTCTTCTGTCTCGACAACCATGGTTGCTGCTGTCCAAGCTTTGTGGATCTCGGCATATCTCGATGGTAAGCTCGATCACGCACCTGGGTCGAAAGAAGAGGTGACCAAAGAGGTGATGCTGCACACTCAGTGGGGTAAGTGGAGGTATCCTTGTGGATATGGTGCTAGTCTTCATGACTTTGCTTTCGACGGCGTCCCCTACAACGATTTATTGCTGAAGGACCTTGGTGTGAAGGCGAACAGGAAGCAGGGATGGAAGGACGTCACGGAGCCATATCAGCCGCCAGACTACAAGGGTATCATCGATGAGTGGCTCGAGCTGAACACCTGA
- a CDS encoding Pyrroline-5-carboxylate reductase, whose amino-acid sequence MGSLDDILKQALAVQSRAHRSWLHTKPELEDGGLTMTVLGCGTMGTAVLGGILQSLQSHSEESAAASYTTTSTEPTPQRLPSKFHACVHSAHGAERVKAALSKYNARLKIHEDGNLQAVQDADIVLLACETNVVARILELEGMREALAGTLLISICAGLSESSLCDNIYGRSPTPASPADVKACRIVRAMPNAAAAIRESMTVIAIPNPPLDADRDALLTWIFTRIGRVVRLPADNMDACTALCGSGTAFAAVVVEAMAAGAISMGIPREQAYTMASQTVRGATGLMLRGEHPAVLRDKMSTPGGCTTMGLSVLEEGGARGTIAKAVRDTTIACGR is encoded by the coding sequence ATGGGTAGCCTGGACGACATACTCAAGCAAGCACTTGCAGTGCAGTCCCGTGCGCACCGTTCCTGGTTGCACACGAAGCCAGAGCTGGAAGATGGGGGTCTTACGATGACAGTGCTGGGCTGCGGGACCATGGGCACTGCGGTACTTGGAGGCATACTACAATCTTTGCAAAGCCACAGCGAAGAATCTGCGGCTGCATCATACACCACGACCAGTACCGAGCCCACGCCTCAACGACTGCCCTCGAAGTTTCATGCTTGCGTGCATAGCGCACACGGTGCAGAAAGAGTCAAAGCAGCATTGAGCAAATACAATGCAAGGCTCAAGATACACGAGGATGGAAATCTACAAGCTGTGCAAGATGCGGACATCGTGCTTCTGGCCTGCGAGACCAACGTGGTGGCCAGGATCCTCGAGCTGGAGGGTATGCGCGAAGCACTCGCCGGCACTCTGTTGATCAGCATATGTGCTGGCCTGTCTGAGAGTTCACTTTGCGATAACATATACGGTAGGAGCCCTACTCCTGCTTCTCCCGCAGACGTCAAGGCCTGCAGAATCGTCCGTGCCATGCCCAATGCCGCGGCAGCCATTCGCGAGAGCATGACTGTCATTGCTATTCCAAATCCACCCCTTGATGCTGACAGAGATGCTCTCTTGACCTGGATCTTTACTCGCATTGGCCGTGTTGTTCGCTTGCCTGCCGATAATATGGACGCATGCACCGCGCTTTGCGGGTCAGGAACCGCCTTTGCAGCGGTCGTTGTAGAGGCTATGGCTGCTGGCGCGATCAGCATGGGCATTCCGAGGGAGCAAGCTTACACGATGGCTTCGCAGACTGTCAGAGGTGCTACTGGCTTGATGCTTCGTGGTGAGCATCCTGCTGTGCTCAGAGACAAAATGTCCACACCAGGTGGGTGTACGACGATGGGGCTTTCTGTGCTCGAGGAAGGTGGTGCCCGAGGCACGATCGCGAAAGCTGTACGGGATACTACGATAGCCTGTGGACGATGA